The Lolium rigidum isolate FL_2022 chromosome 1, APGP_CSIRO_Lrig_0.1, whole genome shotgun sequence region TTGCCATGGATGTCGCGCGTCCAGGAGTGGTTGAGCAGGCCATCAGCAATCGTTCTGATGTGTCGTCTGTTCTTGGGGACGCACGCAACAGGTGGGGTGTGATCTCGCTGATGGAGCGCCCGTCTTGCCATCGATCTTCCTAGAACAGCGTCGTGTGTCCGTCGCCAAGGACCAAGGTCGTGGAGGCGAAGAACAGCACGCGTTCCACAGCTGAGAACTGCAGGTCAGAGACCCTACTAGGCTCTGCTTGGGTCTGTTGCAGTAGCTcacggatggcggtggtgtcgtcgTGAGACGGGCGACAGAAGAGCACCACGTCGTCTGCGTAGAGGGACATGACGGGGACATGGCGGCGGGGGTGGAGTTGTTGGAGGATACCAAGCGCCGCCATGTGGCTAATCAGGCGGCCGAGCACGTCGAGCTGAGCAGGATGGCTAACCAATCCAGGAACTTCTCGCTGAATCCGTAGCGGCGCAACACCTCAAAGATGGAATCGAAGGCGCGCGCTAGTTCAAGCTTGAGCAGCACCCTGGGCAGCCATGGAGGGTGGTGGGGATGAGACTTGCCCCGACAAGGGATCCTCCTCGGGCGCCTCACATGGGCTAAGAATCAGGCACTTCGCTGTCTGCAAAGTTGCTTTGCTCCATCGCAGGGATGGGCTCTTGATGCAGCGCTTGGACAGGGGTGGCAGGCTCTCAATGCAGTCGCTGTCTGCAAAGTGGCCCATCAGAGCGAGTGGGAAACTGGCGAGGCGAGCGGCGTCGGCGTGGGCTGAACGGCACCATCCTGGGCCATGCATGCAGCATCCGCTGTGTTGGGCTCTGGGCCTCCTGATGGTGGCACCTCGAAGGTGGCCCATGACTCCATGAGAGCGAGCGGGAAACTGGCGAGGTTTGAATCGTGCGTGTCAGTGTCCTCCAGAACCGCCTCTTGGGTGGGTCCCGCGGCAGCCATGGAGGGTGGTGGGGACGAGACTTGCCCCGACAAGGGatcctccttgggcgcctcacatGGGCTGAGAATCAGGCACTTCGCTGTCTGCAAAGTCGCTTTGCTCCGTTGTAGGGATGGGCTCTCGATGCAGCGCTTGGACATGGGTGGCAGGCTCTCGATGCAGTCGCTGTCTGCAAAGTGGCCCATGAGAGTGAGCGGGAAACTAGACCAAAGCGCCATCATACATACACGACGGGCTTCAACAGTCGGCCTGGATGGGATGCCAGGTCAGGGCGGGTCCAACAGATGATGCTTCACAGGTCCACACGACGAAGCCCAGCAAGCGGGGCGCCTCTCTGCGAAAAACAGATGGCCGGGGTGCACAGGTTACAGCATCTGTAGCGGATCCCTAAAATGCTGCACCCTTAATACATGTATAAAGGGCACTGAAAAACTGTTTTACCTAAAATGTTGCATCCTTAAAGGGCGGCGCTGGGCGCTGAGAAACTGTTTTACAGTGCCCTTCCAGAATATATATCGGAAAAAGCCCTTAAATATCGTTTTTCCCCCTATCCCTTCCTTCCCtcttcccaaacaagttggggtaggctagaggtgaaacccacccataagatctcgtaacCAACTCATGGTTCTGGCACATGGATATCAAGCTTCCATGCGGCTCTTTCCATGTCTAGCTCTTTGGTGATACTCCAGTCCTTCAGATCTCTCTTTACGGACTCCTCCCATATCAAGTGTTGTCTACCCCGTCCTCTCTTGACATTATTAGCATGCTTTAGCCGTCCACTATGCACTGGAGCTTTTGGAGGCCTGCGCTGAATATGCCAAACCATCTTAGACGATGTTGGACAAGCTTCTCTGCAATCGTTGCTACCCAACTCTATCTTGTATATCATCATTCCGGACTCGGTCCTTCCTCGTGTGGCCacacatccatctcaacatgcgcatcttcGCCACACCTAACTGTTGAACATGTCACCTTTTAGTTGGCCAACACTCAGCCGTCCTATAGAAATtggcttttagcttttgtggcactctcttatcacaaagaatgctagaagcttggcgccacttcatccatccggctttgATCTGGTGGTTCACATCTTCATCAGTATCCCCATTGACCCTAAGTATCGAAATGTGTCCTCCTGAGGCACCACCTGCCCATCTAGACTAACCTtctcctcctcgtgcctagtagtactaaaaccgcacatcatgtactcagttttagttctactaagtctaaaacctttcgatttCAAGCTTTGTCTTCATAGTTCTAACTTCCTACTGATCCCGTTCGACTATCATcaattaggctggtgccaacgcaggtGTGAGTGAGGGCGGTAGCGGCGGCGTCGGGGCAAGAGAGAGGCGGGAGTGGGGCGAGAGGCCAGCGGCAGGCGATGGCGCGGGCGCCCGGTGgtagcgcccgctcccgcccggctaACGCCTGCgttgggggcgagagggaggcgagagaggggcggtagcgaggcggcagcgttggcggggcggggcgagaggggcgggcgagaggcccagcatgatttgattgagcatgtgtgggctaatgcctagattatgtaattttttcaaatttttatgtaatcttttcaaatttttatgtaatttttttaatgatgtaatcggtaacaattttagttcaataaaataatttccttgcattatttttaatgttgtaatctaaaaaagaaatgctgatgtcgagaagagagaaaagctgatgtggaggagagagaagtgagagctggcactatagcccgtgcactgcaccgtggggtgagagtgaggaaaaaagctgacatggcgggtgagagtgaggctatgcattggcaccagccttaggaccacatcatccgcaaagagcatacaccatgggatatctccttgtatatcccttgtgacctcatccatcaccaaatcaaatagaTAAGGGCTCAAACCTGACCCCTGGTGTAGTCCTATTTTAATCGGGAAGTCATCGGTATTGCCATTTCTTGTTTGAACTCTTGTCACAGCATTATCGTGCAtgtccttgatgagggtaatatAATATGATTTGTTCATTTATAGTCAGAATTGTCTTACTACCTTGTCAAATTAAATTGAAACCAGAATGATGAGTTCTGGTTAATTTTGCGCTGTTTAACACAATTTATAATTTCTCACATTTCTTTTGCTGTGATAGGAGATTGTTCCGCTGAGGAAGGTGTGTCGTCGACCAGAAACTGATTACAGGTTCCAGATCTTGCATGCCGCTAGAGCGGCAGCTTCGGCAGAGGTTCAAAATGCTATTGTGCTTGATAAGAGCCCTGTTGAGCAGAAACCCCCAAAGCCGCACAAGATGATGGATGTGAACACTGCCGAGGTGACTATGGTTCCCATCCCAGATCAAGGAGAGCCAACGGACAAGCCGGCTGCAACCGTACCAGCCGCTCCAACTAGCACCCACAGTGATTCAGTTTCAGATGTGCAGATGGGGGATCCTGAGgctgctccaaaagttgaagctgcAAATGAAGCACAGGACGACAAGATGAACATGGGAGCGTAGTCGTTTCAGTTCCTTGTGCATTTCGTTCTGAAAAATTAACGAGTACTACTATCTAGGAACTTTCTCTTGGGGACTTGCGCCTACAACATGTTTGTTTAGGAACTTCAGGTGGAAGAATGGTTGACTGGGCAACATATAGTAATGTGGTGATGTTAACTTTGCTGCTGTTGTACAAAGTGTTGGATTTGCTATCTATATAGCGACGTCGTGAGAGAAGATAATTGAGATTTTCTTCCTCAGGAAAATATCTCGCATGTTAAGATGGTAAACTGCCCCGGTTCAGCAGCTATTCATTTCTGTTCACTGTTGAATTTTTGGCAGGGCCGTTCAAGTTgtactacaccgaggaaaagattTAAGTGTTTCAACAGACTCCGTGACTACACATGTTTGGTTCGCTGGACGTGGGCTGCCCTTGCCTAGTCTTGCAGAAAGGGCAAAAATTGAAAATACATTCGCAAAATTTTTAAGCACcaaataactactccctccgttcttttttaattgactcggatttagtacaaagttacggagggagtaatatttaaTTAAAATTACCATTCTATAGTGTCTATAGTTTTTTAGCACGGAAATTAGCACAAGAGTATTCTTTACATAAGATCCTCTGgcttaacgatttgagatcagagtaaAATGAGGAAATCGATAACTTtctaaattaacataacaaatcccacaaatctctctggttgactctctgTATACGTGCAGTCAGGTTCtactattaaggaaagaaaaacaatacttTCTAAATCTAAGAAATCGTTGAGGTCATGCATtatgaatctcaattaattgttttccttttgtatggatttttttcatgcatgtcgtgtggaAGCTGATTGGTTGAGGGGGTAATTAAGAAAAAGCCAAGCTAGaatacaaatgccaaaaatctataggcattataaaaatgaacggagggagtattacatgGACACCTTCTTGACATTTCAAAACACCATCTAAGGGAACATTTAATTGCCTCAGCTTCTATAGTGCCCATGACGTTTGCATAACATAAACGATTTATCCATTTTACAATTATAGAATAAATAAAGCCACTTTACCCTTCCAAAAAAAGGCCAGCAAAGATACACACTTCAGGTGGAATCGAagatagtacatgaagatcacacAGTCGCATGAAAACCATAGAAAGATTGTATCCAAGATTCTAATCCTGAACACATCTGGACAAGCATTCATTCACCatatcaaaaaaacaaaaacaaaaaatggtaTTCATATCCAAAAGTTAAATTTCTTTTGGATGTAATGCCAATTATGCCCCAAATTACTGAACCATCAGTTGCTGTGTACATCAAAAATATATCGTAGAAACAAgaagtcttcatcttgatcctgccCATGACCTAGTCTTGGTGTACAACAGTTTAAAAGCATTCCAAATTCGATTTATGCCATATGGATGTTGTCGATTACTTGTTGCCGGCTGCCTCGCCTGGTGTCTTGGTGGTCATTTGGTCCACGGCATGGACAGTGCTTTGAAGCTCTTCCCATATAACCTTGTAAACCATTCTTTGCCTGTTCACAGCAGTTTTTCCCTCGAATGCCTTCGAAACAACATCTATGCTGAGGCcaagaaaagggaaaaaactaACTTCAGAATTACAACAGAAGAAAAATAGCGGGACCGGTTAAGCATCAATCTAAGCAAACAATCTAAAAAAGATGCCTATTATAATTAGAAAAATGCATAAGCACCCCACTGATCAAAACTGTTATTTGCCAACTCATGAACAGATACCTGATATTATTTCCAAGAAAGGGTAGCGGAAAGAAAAGAAGAGTCAAGAATCCTCACTATCATTTTCTATCTACACACTGCCGAAAACGACTTCTTTTTTCCCCCTTCGTTCTCTCAGTGCTGAACAGTACCTCGAGAGATTTCCACAGAGGTCGAGGCCTCTCCGATGCCCTCTCCACCGGATTAGCCGGTcggagctggacatggagctgcgcCTGTGTACATAGTAGTAGTTTCTCTGCTAGTTGCTTGTCCTTCATGGCGTTtgggagtaggtcgccggagttcgtcggctGGTTCCGGTGCGGCCTGGGGCTTGTTCTTTCCTCTGTGATATTCTGGTCACTGGAGGTTGAGCAGATCCTAGGGATCTCCGACAATAAAGCCGTATCTTGGAGCTCTGCTATGCTGGTGGTCTCGCACGCCACCGGTTGGTCGTCCACGCCCTCACCCTTCAAGCTTCCGTGGTGGAAGGCAATGGAGGAGGCCGATGGGACGGGCTCCCTCAATAAGTGCTGTCATCACCAAATCACTGGTGTCGTTGTTGATAGACTCGTCTTGGCCAGccttggaggcgagggggagGAGTATTTTGACCCGATGTTGGATGGTTCTGGTCGATGGCGAAGGAATCCGGATGCTGCCGATGGCTGCGATTCCCCAATGGCCCTGAAGCCATTGATTTATGCCTATGGGAGGCATCTTGCGGCGCCGACGAGGAGGCGTCTTTCTCGGAGAGTTCATCTGCAGGAGACTTGTGCCGGCGGCTTCCGTCCCGCTCCTGCTTTCCATGGTCGGCTGGCGACCCTCTTCGACTTCGTACAGAAGCTCAACAACCTCCGATTAGGGAGGCACTTAAGCGACTTCGCGACGGCGCTCCACGTCTTCTTCTCCCCAAGTGGCTTGTTCCCCGGTGGCGAGGAGGATGGCCGGCGTTGGAGTCTGTTCATCGGTGGTGAccaaggacttgattgctttttctcCAATTTTTCTAGGGTCCCTTGTGCTTATTTCCAGGGCTTGCTTGTATTTTCTATCTTTTGGGGTCCTGTGTGTAATATGGTCTGTAACCACCTAAGTTAATGCAGCATCTAGGCCTTTCAAGGCCtcttcctgttcaaaaaaaaaaaaaaaaaatctacacaCTGCCTTCTAATCCATATTCTTTTTCATGCATGTTCTCTTTGTACATGCACTCTAGAGTATTGGAGCTATTACTGTCTAACAGTTCGGTTCTATAGCATTGATATCCACAGGACAAAAAAACTGTGCCAGAGATAGAGATAAGCATTCACTCAGAGATAGTACAACTTGGCTGATTATACACAATAAACAGATCTACAACTTGCACTGTTGACCTTGTCAGTTGTTGATAACAAGCTTTCCTGGACAACTCATGATTTAGCCATTTAGGTACACATACCAAGGTAGCTAAAGTAATTTTATGCCAGTCCAATTATCATGAATGCAAGTCACTACAAAGTAGgtttgtactaatccaattacaacatactacctccatcccaaagctcaaggcttatattatttttagaaagccaaactatgtcaagtttgactaagtttttaccaaaaatcattaacatgcaaaatacaaagtcaatatcattagatagataatgaaatatatttttgtatggtatctacaaaatattatatttgttgatatattcttctaaaagtttggtcaaactttacttggtttgattttgcaaaaaaatataagccttaagctttaggatggaggtagtactaggCATATTCAAGATTTCAACTTCACAAACTTAATCATAAGAAGAGCACTAGTCCTCTTCAGGACTTCAACCTTACAAACTTAATAGTAAGATGAATGAAAGGGACCATGATTAAGCAAACATACTGGCAGTAGACTATCCTGGCATTCTGTAATTGTAGAGTTACTACTTAGTTAAACACTATTGGAGGTAGAGGATTTACGCAAAAGAATTAATAAGGCATGCTGAGAAAAAGGGACTGGTATGAAGTTGAATAGGATCTTCAACTTTCTTGAATTAGCAGAAAAACGATAACATGCCTCGACACGGGATGGAGGTATGAAAAATGCTCGATAACATTAAACCAGATTCATAAGAGAAGGATTAATGCAGAAAATGAAGGTCGACAACCTGGCATCAATCTTGGAGCATTAAACTGGATTGTCATCTCCATCTCCTCTTTAGTGCTAAATTTTGTCAATTGTTTTTAAACTCATGATCATGCAACGGTTAAGGAAAGGGTGTAATATGTATCTGAGTGATGTCTATTTCACTAAATTCACTGATGGTGCACATATGATATTTGATCAGCCTAACTTAATTGCTGTTGCTGTTAATATTCCTGATAACTGCAGGTGCCTCTTTGGTTTCACCTTAGCTATCTAAATTTAAGCTGAGTTCAGATACCAAGCTGGTAGCACGTCACTTACTAGAAGAGCAAGTTTAGCACATCCCTGTGCTGAATGCTGCACTACATACATTTGTGTATGCACTACGAATTTGTGCCTCTCCTTACTAATCTAAATGGAGTCAGGAGTCACACATGTGAATGAACTAGTATCTCAAGCACCCATGTACCTCCCAAGGACACACAACTTCTACACTCCCTCCACTCTGTATCTCCATATGTACTGACGTTCCATGCACACATGTCCCTCGCAATCAAGCTGTGACAAGGATACCACAGATCTATTATATCTACCGTTTGACTACAGTTCCATGGATAGCTCGAGTACCTATATTACCCTAATCAAATAGCAAGGAGCATTCTTGGCATATGAAGATGGAGCTGCAATCAGGGTAAAAGCACGAGAAATTACCAGACGTGGCGGCCATCCCCTGAAGCGTCGATGACGGTGACAGTGTCCGCCTCCAGCTGCTCCTTGATCTGCCAAGAATGGATAACAGCAGCAACAGAAACATGTAAGAGCAACTCTATATTATACTAAGCAATAGGTCCCAACGCAACGGGGTGGTAAGAAGTACCTTGGTCTCCATAGACTGCGTGATGGGGGACTCAGTGGGTCCCACCGGTCCCGGCGCCGACGCCCAGGCCGCGAATCCTCTGGTCCGGGTGCTGCCGGAAAGAGGGGGAGGCGACCAGGTGGTGAAtctagcagaggaggaggaggaggataggGAAGAGAGCGCTACGGCGGCGTGACGGCGGATAGCataggaagcggaggaggaggtggtaaaGCGGCGGAGGAGCATGGAGGTGAGGGAGcagggtgcggcggcggcggcggacctcATCAGAAGCATCGTCGGAGAGGAGAGAGGACAGGAGAAGATTTTTTCTTTTAGAGAAAATGTGGTCTGTGTTCTCTTTCTTCAGCGGCCATTTGCTTCCGGCCCAATCCAAGATCCAGTTCGGAGTGTTGCAACAGTATAACATGCCCGTGGACCATCGTCTTCTGTGCAAAAGCCCTAAAAAAACCTTGGATGCAAAATACCCTAATAACACAAAATATTCCACGCAATTGTTGTAAAAAAGGAAATTTTCATTCTGTTAACTAAGTGCAACAATAGCTTACTCAgtttcttggaggtgctcatagaggtagagTGTGTGCGCACGTTTATAGGGGTACGTGTATGTGCGTATGTGTGAGCGTCTACGTCTCTACTATGTTTCGTAAAAAAATAATGTAACATCTCCGAAAGAAGATGATGGGGGGAAATCATTttggctcatatacatccattattcaaaaaactattttaaaatgatttaaaaaatttaaaaattctaACTGTACACTTGCACATTCTATTTCCGCACACAAATTTCACAAAAGAGTGACATTTTTTGTACTGTAACTTGTATAAAGAAGACCATTTTCAGTGCTCTAAAATGGTTTCTCACGAGacatttatttttcatttttacaCAACCCATACAAAATGTCTTTTCCTCACAAAATTTTATGTACGAACATAGTATGTTAGGACATACTTCCAGAATTTTTATCAGATTTTTTAACATATTAAAATATGTTTAAAAATACATGCATACATATTAGTCCCTCCATTCTAGATAAATTGAAGTTCTAACTTGGTACTAAGCCGAACTTCTTTCAATTTAATCAAGTTTATAGTAAAACTGTATTAACATCTACAATGCTAAATTAGTTACAACATTGGATTCATTCAAAGTTGCAGATATTAACATATATTTTTTTATAGAATTTAAAGAATTTTTTACATAAGACAATGCTACAACTTTAATTAATCTGGAAAAAATGGAGTATAATGTACTTCCTCAGTTCCCCAATTTAAGTCGTTTTGGGAGTTCAATTTGTACTCTCAATTAGGTATACCAAAATGTCTTTACTAAAGTGAAAAAGGATGTACTTCAGAGCATCCTTTAATAAGTACTCCTTCCGTACTGATAGTACTTTCTCGGATCCATGAAAAATATCTGAGATTTATCTAAAGTTGGGTGTATCTCGTTAAATAGTATCAAGAATtcaagatacatctaaattttgacaaacgtCTAACATGTTTTATGGAACGGAGTGAGTAGATATAAAGGAGGAAGGATGGCTCGAAGCGGTAACCCCGCGAGGAGGGGCTTAGGCGACGAGGATGGCGACGACGATGGCGATCCCGACGGCGCGGCCACGCCCGCCTCTGGCGGCGGCTCGGAGGCGCCGATGGCGGTGCCGCGCGGCGGCTCTTGCTCGCCGGCAAGGTCGGCGAGGAGGGGCGACAGGTTCTGGGCTCGGCCCCCTCCCTgggcggagggggaggcgagCTCTTCGGAGGGCGAGGCGAGCTCTTCGGTGGAAGACGACGACGTGGGGCGGGTGCTCCGGGCGGCGAGCTGCCCGCCGGCCAGACCGACCCTGGGAGGGTTCATTGCGAGGGCGGAGGAGCTGGGGGGCTCCCTCCATCACCGATGCTTCGCCCCGGGCGGCAGGTGCTCGCGTtttgtcggcggcggcgtgggtagCGTCCCGCGTTTCCGGCGGTTAGGTGACGGGAACCCCCTCTCTAGGCGACGGGGAGGTGGGTGCGCTAGGCCCACGGCGCCGGCCAGGACGGGGAGTTCTGACCGTCGGCTTTTGGTcctcgcgccggcggcggccgccgaaGTGGCGCAGCGAGTTGGTACGGAAGGGCCGTCAAACCCTAATGCCTCGCTGGCGAGGACGCTTCCTGAGGTTGGGCTGGTTCTGGGCCTAGAAGCTGCGGAGGCCCATCCGATGATGGCCCTTTCCCCTGGGGTTTTTTCGGGGCCGCTTGCGTGGGCCATGGTCGGGGAGCAGGCCCACCTGACGTCTCCCTGCCCGGGGGAGGCCTGCCAGGCCCGGCAGGAGCCAGTTAAGTGGCTTTGGATCCCACGGGGATGCACAGATCCTAAGCTAGGTTTTCCTGCCCGTGCTCGAgaggtgcggcggcgcgggcgatTTGCCAGAACCCTTCACCGCATCCTTCCTCCACCCCCCGTGCTCCGGTCCTTTGCTGAGGTGGTGGCGATGGAGAGGCGCGGCGAGCGGGCGGGGGAGCGTGCGGGTGACCGGGGCGGTGTCCGCGGTGGCGACCGTGGTGGTGACCGGAGCGGCGACTACGGCGGCGGGCGGGGTGGCGACAGGCGTGATGGGCGCggagccggtggcggcggcggtgaaggGCGAGACGGCCGCGGCTTCTACAACAACAACCTTTGCGCGGACGACTTCTACAACGGACACGGCGGCGGCGACAACACCGGCTATGGCAACGGCAGCCACGGCCAAGGCAGCAACTACAACAGCTCTGGCTACGGCGGGTCGAGCGGCTACGGTTTCGACAGCGGCAACAGCTCCCAGGGTGGGGGCGCAAATGGCAACAAGCGGAGGTACGACGGAGGCGGGGGCGGCGACGACCGGAGGCCCCCGCCTGTTGGTGACAGACAGGCAGAGGAAGTCGGTCGGGGCCGGCAGCAGGACAGGGAACCGGCCCGTCATCACTCCCAGGAACCTCCGCGGGCGCAGGGGCCGAGGCAACAACCTTACCACTCGGGATCCCGCAACCAGGGTGGGGGCGGGCGTGCTCAGGGGAGCCACGGTGGCGCGGGCAGATCTCAGTCGTAGGGTGCGACGGGCTCCCAGAGGCAGAAGGGCAAGGCCAAGGAAGGGGCTGGGCAGGCGCCGGCGCCCGCAGCTAGCGGTGAGTGCTTCCGCTGCGGGAGGTCCGGGCACTTCCAATCCGAGTGCTCCTTCGAACCTCTCTGCATCATCTGCAGCAAGGAGGGACACAGCTCCGCTAGCTGTCCGACTCGAGGCAAGCCCCTCTTGCTGCAGTCCATGGGCCACACGATTTCGGGAGGAGGCTTCTTCAACATCGACGTGGAGCCGATCCGCGACGAGGGTCAGGGGGACAAGTTCGCGGCGGTGATCAAGTTCAGTGGGGCACCACTTACGGGGTCTCAGCtttccgacgagctcaagaatctCGTCGATGACCTCTGGGATTGGCAGGTGTCAAAGATCTCCGACTCTGAGTACACGGTGCACTTTCCGTCCAGGGCCACCCTCAAGATGAGTACGGGGAGTGGGAAGCTCTACCTTCCCTTGAGCAAGACAGATGTGGATATCCGGGAGGCCTTCCTAGCCCCGCAGCCGGGGAAGGCGCTTCCATCGACGTGGGTGCGGCTGACTGGGGTCCCGCGGGATCTGCTCGAGGTGGACCGGCTGATGGCGGCCATGGTCATGGTGGGCAGGCCTTTGGAGGTTGATGAGCTCTCCTTGCGGAAGTGGATGACCGAGCCTATCCGGATGCGCTTCCAATGTCGCTACCCGGAGAGAATCAAGGGGACTATCCAGGTTTTTGTCAATGGGGTGTCTTTCAACGTGGGTGTTGCGGCTGAGCTGGGTGACCGTGGCCATGGGGCGTCGGGCGATGATGGAGCTCCGCGGCCTCCGGCGCCGCCTAGGGACGA contains the following coding sequences:
- the LOC124676811 gene encoding protein BOLA4, chloroplastic/mitochondrial-like translates to MLLMRSAAAAAPCSLTSMLLRRFTTSSSASYAIRRHAAVALSSLSSSSSSARFTTWSPPPLSGSTRTRGFAAWASAPGPVGPTESPITQSMETKIKEQLEADTVTVIDASGDGRHVCIDVVSKAFEGKTAVNRQRMVYKVIWEELQSTVHAVDQMTTKTPGEAAGNK